A single window of Synechococcus sp. C9 DNA harbors:
- a CDS encoding photosystem I reaction center subunit XI has protein sequence MSEDFVRPWRGDAQLGHLETPVSAGLGMVLVNNLPAYRPGLEPSRRGLEVGMAHGYLLVGPFYKLGPLRDSEYALVAGVLAALGLVLILTVCLSLYGSVSFDKPNPGATDQLQTAEGWSSFTGSFLIGGAGGVMFAGVLLFFLPVLQGIGGNLFN, from the coding sequence ATGAGTGAAGATTTTGTACGCCCCTGGCGGGGGGATGCCCAACTCGGCCATCTGGAAACCCCGGTGAGTGCGGGTTTGGGGATGGTTTTAGTGAATAATTTGCCAGCCTATCGTCCCGGCTTGGAACCCTCCCGGCGGGGTTTGGAGGTGGGCATGGCGCACGGGTATTTGTTGGTGGGGCCTTTTTATAAACTGGGGCCCCTGCGGGATTCGGAATATGCCCTGGTTGCGGGTGTATTAGCCGCTTTGGGGTTGGTATTGATTTTGACCGTTTGTTTGTCCCTATACGGCAGTGTTTCCTTTGATAAGCCGAACCCGGGCGCAACGGATCAATTGCAAACCGCCGAGGGCTGGAGTAGCTTTACCGGCAGTTTTCTGATTGGGGGCGCTGGTGGGGTGATGTTTGCCGGTGTCCTGCTGTTTTTCTTGCCCGTTTTGCAAGGGATTGGCGGCAATTTGTTTAATTAA
- a CDS encoding Photosystem I reaction center subunit IX, protein MQDFLKYLSFAPVLLTVWMFLIAGILIEVNRFYPDALALPF, encoded by the coding sequence ATGCAGGATTTTTTGAAGTATCTCTCGTTTGCGCCGGTATTGTTGACCGTTTGGATGTTCCTCATTGCCGGTATTTTGATTGAAGTCAATCGGTTTTATCCCGATGCTTTGGCTTTGCCTTTTTAG
- a CDS encoding Photosystem I reaction center subunit III, with protein MAKVLALVLALALWCTWTPAAQADVAGLTPCRESAAFQQRLKSEVATQEARLSLYAAGSPQAAAVERRIAQTQARFNRYADQGLLCGEDGLPHLIADGRWSHAAEFTLPGVLFLYIAGWIGWVGRAYLIAVRTEKDPTEKEIIIDVPLAIRCMLSGFSWPLMAFRELTTGQLTVKDNEIPVSPR; from the coding sequence ATGGCAAAAGTCCTGGCTTTGGTCTTGGCGCTGGCCCTGTGGTGTACCTGGACACCGGCGGCTCAGGCGGACGTGGCGGGCTTAACCCCTTGTCGGGAGTCGGCGGCGTTTCAACAACGTTTGAAGAGTGAGGTGGCGACCCAGGAAGCCCGATTGTCTTTGTATGCGGCGGGAAGTCCCCAGGCGGCGGCGGTGGAGCGGCGGATTGCCCAGACCCAGGCTCGTTTTAACCGGTATGCCGACCAGGGGTTGCTGTGTGGAGAAGATGGCTTACCCCATTTGATTGCGGATGGTCGTTGGTCCCATGCCGCTGAATTTACCCTGCCGGGGGTGTTGTTTTTGTACATCGCCGGTTGGATTGGTTGGGTGGGACGTGCCTATCTGATTGCGGTGCGGACGGAAAAAGACCCGACGGAAAAAGAAATTATCATTGATGTGCCCCTGGCGATTCGCTGTATGCTGTCCGGCTTTAGCTGGCCCTTGATGGCGTTCCGTGAATTGACCACTGGGCAATTGACCGTTAAAGACAACGAAATTCCCGTATCCCCCCGTTAG
- a CDS encoding tetratricopeptide repeat protein, whose protein sequence is MTQFNKKFPWWVLVLVWVAGCQWGLLPSSGLSKAQQAQRDQLNRQGVEKAHAKDYTGAIDLLTQAIERFPQDAELYYNRGSVYSDMGKPNEAIQDFTQAIQLNPKLVSAYNNRGITYARGNNYAQAIADFSQALRIDPNFTDAYINRAKAHRLQGNYQASLADCNAILQKQPDLAQGYYQRGSTWLAMKDYRKAIEDLNQALRYDPQLAPAYAQKGVAHRALGERQAAIEAWEQAAQLFKKQGDTDGLNQVSRLMQQMIR, encoded by the coding sequence ATGACGCAGTTCAACAAAAAATTCCCCTGGTGGGTGCTGGTGCTGGTCTGGGTGGCGGGGTGTCAATGGGGTTTATTGCCCTCCAGCGGTCTTTCTAAGGCCCAGCAAGCCCAGCGGGATCAATTAAACCGGCAAGGGGTGGAAAAAGCCCACGCCAAGGACTACACCGGGGCGATTGACCTGTTGACCCAGGCGATTGAGCGATTTCCCCAGGATGCGGAGCTTTATTACAATCGGGGTTCCGTGTACAGTGACATGGGCAAACCCAACGAGGCGATTCAGGATTTTACCCAGGCGATCCAACTCAACCCCAAGCTGGTCAGTGCCTACAACAACCGGGGCATCACCTACGCCCGGGGGAATAATTACGCCCAAGCGATTGCCGATTTTAGCCAAGCCCTGCGGATTGACCCCAATTTTACCGATGCCTATATCAACCGGGCCAAGGCGCACCGACTCCAGGGCAATTATCAGGCATCCCTCGCCGATTGTAATGCAATTTTACAGAAACAACCGGACTTGGCACAGGGGTATTACCAGCGGGGAAGTACCTGGCTGGCGATGAAAGATTACCGCAAAGCGATTGAAGATTTAAACCAGGCTCTGCGTTATGACCCGCAATTAGCACCAGCCTACGCTCAAAAAGGGGTGGCCCATCGGGCGTTGGGGGAACGGCAGGCCGCCATCGAAGCGTGGGAGCAGGCGGCACAGTTATTCAAAAAACAGGGGGACACAGACGGGTTGAACCAAGTCAGTCGTTTAATGCAACAGATGATCCGATGA
- a CDS encoding NAD(P)H-dependent glycerol-3-phosphate dehydrogenase → MTPEVVAVLGGGMWGSLLAELIRRNGYPVQVWSRRQGGDMQAVVQPATVVVVAVSVAGVLPVMQGLKTLPPDAILVSTTKGLMPGSCSTPAQMWQRAFPEHGVVALSGPNLAAEIAQGLPAATVAASVRVEAAQRVQRVLASERFRVYTNDDPLGTELGGALKNVMAIAAGVCDGLHLGANAKASLITRALAEMVRVAVALGAHAHTLYGLSGLGDLLATCNSPLSRNYRLGYGLAQGQSLAEILQELQTTVEGVNTTHVLVQLADQRGIRVPIAQQVYQLLEQRVTPQQAVVELMGRDLKAEFHPNPL, encoded by the coding sequence ATGACCCCAGAGGTGGTGGCGGTGTTGGGGGGTGGGATGTGGGGTTCCCTACTGGCGGAACTGATCCGGCGCAACGGCTATCCGGTGCAGGTGTGGTCCCGACGGCAGGGTGGGGATATGCAGGCGGTGGTGCAACCCGCTACAGTGGTGGTGGTGGCGGTATCTGTGGCTGGGGTTTTACCGGTCATGCAGGGGCTAAAAACCTTGCCCCCCGATGCCATTCTGGTCAGTACCACCAAAGGTTTAATGCCTGGTAGTTGCAGTACGCCTGCCCAAATGTGGCAAAGGGCATTTCCTGAGCATGGGGTGGTGGCCCTTTCCGGCCCCAACCTAGCGGCAGAGATTGCCCAGGGCTTACCAGCGGCAACGGTGGCGGCCAGTGTGCGGGTGGAGGCGGCGCAACGGGTACAGCGGGTGTTGGCCTCGGAGCGGTTCCGGGTTTACACCAATGATGACCCCCTGGGCACGGAGTTGGGGGGAGCGTTGAAAAATGTGATGGCGATTGCCGCCGGAGTGTGTGACGGTCTCCATTTGGGGGCGAATGCCAAGGCCAGTTTAATTACCCGGGCCCTGGCGGAAATGGTGCGGGTGGCGGTGGCGTTGGGTGCCCATGCTCATACGTTGTATGGACTTTCGGGACTGGGGGATTTGCTGGCGACCTGCAATAGTCCCCTCAGCCGCAATTATCGCCTCGGCTATGGGTTGGCCCAGGGGCAGAGCTTGGCAGAAATTTTGCAGGAACTCCAAACCACGGTGGAGGGGGTGAATACCACGCACGTATTGGTGCAGTTGGCGGATCAACGGGGGATTCGGGTGCCAATTGCCCAGCAGGTGTACCAATTGCTCGA